CGAGGCGGACGCCGTCGGACCGGACGCGACGCGCGGGCTGACGCGTTTCGCCCGCGTGAAGCTGGACGCACCGGTGCCCGACGCGGCCGCGCCGGGCGACGTCGCGGTCGAGGCCGGTGCGACCGCGGACGACCCGTGGGCCGCGCAGGGCCCCACCGGCGCGGACGCCGCCGACCCGTGGGGCGACGGCCCGGACCGCACCGGGCACGCACCGGCCGGCGCCGCCGAGGAGCACGGCGAGGAGCCCGCGGACGGTCACCGTGACGCGGCGCGGGCGGGCGAGCTGGTCGACGCCTGAGGGGCCCGGTCGCGTAGGCTGGGGGACCGGGCGCCCGCCGGGACCCTGGCCAGGCCGCCCCGCAATCCTCACTCGTAGCGCGATCGAACGGTGGAACAGAGCCAGTGGCTGAGTTCATCTACTCCATGTACAAGGCGCGCAAGGCGCACGGCGACAAGGTCATCCTCGACGACGTCTCGCTGAACTTCCTGCCCGGCGCGAAGATCGGCGTCGTCGGCCCCAACGGCGCCGGCAAGTCGACGATCCTCAAGATCATGGCCGGCATCGACCAGCCCTCGAACGGCGAGGCGCGGCTGTCCCCGGGCTACTCGGTGGGCATCCTCCTGCAGGAGCCGCCCCTCAACGAGGAGAAGACGGTCCTCGGCAACGTCGAGGAGGCGGTCGGGCCGATCAAGGCGAAGATCGACCGCTTCAACGAGATCTCGGCCCTCATGGCCGAGCCCGACGCCGACTTCGACTCGCTGATGGCCGAGATGGGCGAGCTCCAGGAGGCCATCGACGCGGCCGACGCGTGGGACCTCGACTCCCAGCTCGAGCAGGCGATGGACGCGCTGCGCTGCCCGCCGCCGGACGCCGACGTGTCCGTGCTGTCCGGTGGTGAGCGCCGCCGCGTCGCGCTGTGCAAGCTGCTCCTGGAGAAGCCGGACCTGCTGCTGCTCGACGAGCCCACCAACCACCTCGACGCCGAGTCGGTGCTGTGGCTCGAGCAGCACCTCGCGACGTACCCGGGCGCCATCCTCGCCGTCACCCACGACCGCTACTTCCTCGACCACGTGGCCGAGTGGATCTGCGAGGTCGACCGCGGCCGCCTCTACCCGTACGAGGGCAACTACTCCACCTACCTGGAGAAGAAGCAGGAGCGCCTCGAGATCCAGGGCAAGAAGGACCAGAAGCTCGCCAAGCGCCTCAAGGACGAGCTCGAGTGGGTGCGCTCGAACGCCAAGGGCCGCCAGACCAAGTCGAAGGCGCGTCTGGCCCGCTACGAGGAGATGGCGGCCGAGGCGGAGCGGACCCGCAAGCTCGACTTCGAGGAGATCCAGATCCCCGCGGGCCCGCGCCTGGGCAACGTGGTCCTGGAGGCCTCGAAGCTGCAGAAGGGCTTCGACGACCGCCAGCTCATCGACGGCCTCAGCTTCACGCTGCCGCGCAACGGCATCGTCGGCGTCATCGGCCCCAACGGTGTCGGCAAGACCACCCTATTCAAGACGATCGTGGGCCTGGAGCCGCTCGACGGCGGCGACCTCAAGGTCGGCGAGACCGTCAAGATCTCCTACGTCGACCAGTCCCGCGGCGGCATCGACCCGAAGAAGACGCTGTTCGAGGTCGTCTCGGACGGCCTGGACTTCATCAAGGTCGGCAACGTCGAGATCCCGTCGCGCGCGTACGTCGCGTCGTTCGGCTTCAAGGGCCCGGACCAGCAGAAGCCCGCGGGCGTGCTGTCCGGCGGTGAGCGCAACCGCCTCAACCTGGCGCTCACCCTCAAGCAGGGCGGCAACCTGCTGCTCCTCGACGAGCCCACCAACGACCTCGACGTCGAGACCCTCGGCTCGCTGGAGAACGCCCTGCTGGAGTTCCCCGGCTGCGCCGTCGTGGTCTCCCACGACCGGTGGTTCCTCGACCGGGTCGCGACCCACATCCTCGCCTACGAGGGCACCGAGGAGGACCCCGCGAACTGGTACTGGTTCGAGGGCAACTTCGCGTCCTACGAGGAGAACAAGGTCGAGCGTCTCGGCGCCGACGCGGCGCGCCCGCACCGCGTCACCTACCGCCGCCTCACCCGCGACTGACCCGCCGCCGGCCCGGCACCCGGGCCCTGTCGGCCACGACGCCCCCACGACCCGCCGGTCGTGGGGGCGTCGTGCGTCCCCGCCCGGTCAGCAGCACCGACCCTCCGGAGGGTCCGGCCCCTACCGCGAGTCAGCGCAGATCCCCGCGAGTCAGCGCGGACTGCCGCGAGTCAGCGCAGATCCCCGCGAGTCAGCGCGGCAGCTACCGCAAAGGGGTTGCCACACCGCGGGTCGCGGCGTCAGGGTCGTGCCGTGCGCCGACGTCCCACCTGGTCCGAGCTTCCGCCCGCCGTCCGCGCCGCCGTCGAGGAACGCCTCGGCGCGACGGTGCGCTCCGCGAGCAGCCACGACGGCGGGTATTCGCCCGGGCTCGCGTCCACCCTGACGACGACGGGCGGCCCGGTGTTCGTCAAGGCCGTGCCCGTCTCGGAGGAGTTCTCGGCACGGGTGTACCGCCAGGAGGTCGAGCGGTCGCGGCTGCTGCCCGACGGCGTGCCCGCGCCCCGGGCGCGCTGGGTGCTCGACGTCCCCGCCGACGACGTCCCCGCCGACGACGTCCCCGCCGACGACGGGCGTGCGAGCGGTTCCGACGGGGCGTGGGTCGTCGTCGCGTTCGACGCCGTGGCCGGGCGGGCACCGGCGACACCGCTGGTCGGCCCCGAGCTGGACGCGGTCGCCGGCCTGGCGCGCCGGATCGGTGGGGTCGAGGTCGCGCCCGGGGTGCTGCCCGAGCTGGCCGACGAGCTCCCGCACACCTGCACGGCCGCCCTCTCGGACGCCCGTCCGCAGGGGCTGGACACCTATGACCCCTGGTTCGTCGAGCACCTCGACGACCTCGCTGCCCGTGAGGAACATGCGGCGGACGCCGCACGCGGCCGCGCCCTCGTGCACGGTGACCTGCGGGCCGACAACGCGCTGCTCGTCGGGCCGGAGCACTACCTGCACGCTGTCGCCGTCGACTGGCCCTATGTCAGCCGGGGCGCGGCGTTCTTCGACCTGGTCGCGATGCTGCCTGCCGTCCAGGCCGAGGGTGGGCCCACCCCGGAGGACGTGCTGGCGCGGCACCCGCTGCCCGCGGGCACGGACGACGACGCGGTGACGGCCGTGCTGGTGGCGCTCACCGGCTACTTCGTCGCGATGTCGCTGGAGCCGGACCCGCCGGGGATCCCGCACGTGCGCGCCTTCCAGCGGGCCCAGGGTGAGGCGGGCCTCGCGTGGCTGCGTCGGCGCCTCGGCACGTGACGGCACGCCGTCGGCCCGGTGCTGGGGGTAGGAGAGGTGCGGTCCGATGACCGATCGGACCGCACCACTCCCCGCCACGGCGCGGCGCGGCGCCGGGGCGGCGACACACGACCCGGGCGGGTACCCGCACCGAACGTCCGATGTGTGCAGACTGGGCACATGACCGAGACCGGACCGCAGGACGACCCCGTCGGCCCGACCGCGGACCCCGGCGCGTCGGTGTCCGCGAACTCGGCGTTGACCCCCGACGTCGGGACGGCCGCGCTGCTCGATGCCCTCGACACGCTGCGCGCCCGCTGCGGCGCGCTGCGGCTGCCCCTCGACGTCCCGGGCGTGCACGCCGCGCGTACCGACCTGGCCCGCGCCACCGACCAGCTGGACGACTACCTGCTGCCGCGGCTGCGGGCCGAGCGGGCGCCGCTGCTCGTCGTGGTGGGCGGGTCCACGGGCGCCGGGAAGTCGACCCTCGTCAACTCGCTGCTCGGCGAGCAGGTGACCACGCCCGGGGTGCTGCGACCCACGACGCGCTCACCCGTGCTGGTGCACCATCCGCTCGACGCGCGCTGGTTCTCTGGCGACCGCGTCCTGCCCGGCCTCGCCCGGGTCGAGTCGCACACCGAGGCGCCGGCCGCCGGGTCCGCCCGCGCGCTGCGGCTCGTGGCGAGCGGCAGCCTGCCGCAGGGCCTCGCCCTGCTGGACGCCCCGGACGTCGACTCCGTGGAGGAGGCGAACCGCGACCTCGCCGCGCAGCTCCTCGGCGCGGCGGACCTGTGGCTGTTCGTCACCACCGCGGCCCGCTACGCCGACGCCGTCCCGTGGGACCTGCTCACGACCGCTGCGGGGCGCCGCGCCCAGGTGGCGCTCGTCCTGGACCGGGTCGACCCGGGGGTCGAGGAGGTCGCCGTCGACCTGCGCCGGCTGATGACCGAGCACGGCCTGCGCGACGCGGCGCTGTTCGTCGTGCCCGAGACCGCGGGGGAGGGCATGGTCGACGGCCTGCTGCCCGAGTCCGCCGTCGGGGAGCTCGCGACGTGGCTGTCCGGGCTGGGTGGCGACCCGGAGTCGCGGGCGCGTGTCATCGCGGCGACCCGCGACGGCGTGATCGACGACCTGGTCCGCCGGGCCGGCGCGCTCGCGGACGCCGCCGACGCGCAGCGGGCCGCGGACGTCCGCCTGCGCGACGCGGTCGAGCGGCATCACGCGGAGGCGTTGCGCCAGGTGGAGGCCGCGACGTCGGACGGCGCGCTGCTGCGCGGCGAGGTGCTGGCCCGCTGGCAGGACTTCGTCGGGACGGGTGAGTTCTTCCGCGCGCTGGAGGCCGGTGTCGGCAAGGTGCGCGACGCCGTCGGGCGGTTCTTCCGGGGCAAGCCGAAGGAGGCGCCGCAGGTCGAGCAGGCCATCGCGCACGGCCTGGAGTCCGTGGTGCTCGACGCCGCCGAGCAGGCCGCCGAGCGCACGTACGCCGACTGGCGCGGCGACCCCGCCGGGGCGTCGCTGCTCGACGGCCTGGAGCTGTCCCGCACCGCCCCGAACCTGCGGCCCGAGGTCGCCGGGGCGATCCGCGCCTGGCAGGGCGACGTCCTCGCCCTGGTGCGCGAGCAGGGGGAGTCCCGGCGCGGCACCGCGCGGGCCCTGTCGTTCGGGCTGAACGCGCTCGGTGTCAGCCTCATGATCGTCGTGTTCGCCTCGACCGCGGGCCTCACCGGGCTGGAGGTGGGGATCGCCGGCGGCACCGCCGTCGCCGCGCAGAAGCTGCTGGAGGCCGTGTTCGGCGACGACGCCGTGCGGCGCCTCGCCGCGGAGGCCAAGGAGCGTCTCACCGCCCGCGTCGACGCCGTGCTCCACGGGCAGGCGGCGCGGTACACCGCCCAGCTCGACGCCCTCGGCACCGACGACGTGCGTGGCGAGCGCCTGCGGGACGCCGCGGCGACGGTCGCGGCCGCCGCCCGCGACGAGCGGGCCGCTCGCCCTCGTACCGACGACGGGCTCACCCGGCCGTGGAGCGGCGGCCTGCTGCGCGGCGCCGGGACGTTCCGGCCGCCGACCAGCCCCGGCGGCGTGCCACGCGTCCCCGGTTCGACCGCGGGCACGGGCGCCGCAGCCGGTACCTCGACCGGCACGACCGACGACGACCGCCCCCGACGGGCACCGTTCTGGCGGCGTCGGCGCCGCGGGGAGGACGCATGAAGCCGGACCTGGCCACGCGCACGACCGCCCTCGAGCAGGCCGTCACCGCGGGGGAGGGCCGCCTCGACCCCGACCTCGTCACCACGGC
This Isoptericola jiangsuensis DNA region includes the following protein-coding sequences:
- a CDS encoding single-stranded DNA-binding protein — encoded protein: MSEASVTVTGYVGTTPELHLSANQVPWTSFRVASTRRVRDGRTGEWRDGATTWFTVKAFRGAARTVSESLVQGQPVVVVGRLSAEDWVDRDGRERSSLVVEADAVGPDATRGLTRFARVKLDAPVPDAAAPGDVAVEAGATADDPWAAQGPTGADAADPWGDGPDRTGHAPAGAAEEHGEEPADGHRDAARAGELVDA
- the ettA gene encoding energy-dependent translational throttle protein EttA, coding for MAEFIYSMYKARKAHGDKVILDDVSLNFLPGAKIGVVGPNGAGKSTILKIMAGIDQPSNGEARLSPGYSVGILLQEPPLNEEKTVLGNVEEAVGPIKAKIDRFNEISALMAEPDADFDSLMAEMGELQEAIDAADAWDLDSQLEQAMDALRCPPPDADVSVLSGGERRRVALCKLLLEKPDLLLLDEPTNHLDAESVLWLEQHLATYPGAILAVTHDRYFLDHVAEWICEVDRGRLYPYEGNYSTYLEKKQERLEIQGKKDQKLAKRLKDELEWVRSNAKGRQTKSKARLARYEEMAAEAERTRKLDFEEIQIPAGPRLGNVVLEASKLQKGFDDRQLIDGLSFTLPRNGIVGVIGPNGVGKTTLFKTIVGLEPLDGGDLKVGETVKISYVDQSRGGIDPKKTLFEVVSDGLDFIKVGNVEIPSRAYVASFGFKGPDQQKPAGVLSGGERNRLNLALTLKQGGNLLLLDEPTNDLDVETLGSLENALLEFPGCAVVVSHDRWFLDRVATHILAYEGTEEDPANWYWFEGNFASYEENKVERLGADAARPHRVTYRRLTRD
- a CDS encoding phosphotransferase, with the protein product MRRRPTWSELPPAVRAAVEERLGATVRSASSHDGGYSPGLASTLTTTGGPVFVKAVPVSEEFSARVYRQEVERSRLLPDGVPAPRARWVLDVPADDVPADDVPADDGRASGSDGAWVVVAFDAVAGRAPATPLVGPELDAVAGLARRIGGVEVAPGVLPELADELPHTCTAALSDARPQGLDTYDPWFVEHLDDLAAREEHAADAARGRALVHGDLRADNALLVGPEHYLHAVAVDWPYVSRGAAFFDLVAMLPAVQAEGGPTPEDVLARHPLPAGTDDDAVTAVLVALTGYFVAMSLEPDPPGIPHVRAFQRAQGEAGLAWLRRRLGT
- a CDS encoding dynamin family protein; the protein is MTETGPQDDPVGPTADPGASVSANSALTPDVGTAALLDALDTLRARCGALRLPLDVPGVHAARTDLARATDQLDDYLLPRLRAERAPLLVVVGGSTGAGKSTLVNSLLGEQVTTPGVLRPTTRSPVLVHHPLDARWFSGDRVLPGLARVESHTEAPAAGSARALRLVASGSLPQGLALLDAPDVDSVEEANRDLAAQLLGAADLWLFVTTAARYADAVPWDLLTTAAGRRAQVALVLDRVDPGVEEVAVDLRRLMTEHGLRDAALFVVPETAGEGMVDGLLPESAVGELATWLSGLGGDPESRARVIAATRDGVIDDLVRRAGALADAADAQRAADVRLRDAVERHHAEALRQVEAATSDGALLRGEVLARWQDFVGTGEFFRALEAGVGKVRDAVGRFFRGKPKEAPQVEQAIAHGLESVVLDAAEQAAERTYADWRGDPAGASLLDGLELSRTAPNLRPEVAGAIRAWQGDVLALVREQGESRRGTARALSFGLNALGVSLMIVVFASTAGLTGLEVGIAGGTAVAAQKLLEAVFGDDAVRRLAAEAKERLTARVDAVLHGQAARYTAQLDALGTDDVRGERLRDAAATVAAAARDERAARPRTDDGLTRPWSGGLLRGAGTFRPPTSPGGVPRVPGSTAGTGAAAGTSTGTTDDDRPRRAPFWRRRRRGEDA